From one Lysinibacillus sp. G4S2 genomic stretch:
- a CDS encoding SpoIVB peptidase S55 domain-containing protein: MYRRWRQFVILPMLIVLLFMPVKAFAAKKLIPMGEAIGIQLQLSHVFVAHDVLLASNQWMKGGAVIEKINDISVKTLADAKKAIAKQEQQKWTIKSEGKEITLELQEQEAEHVISFLKDETDGVGTLTYIDPETKNYGALGHQIVDSTLQEAPVFHAGSIFLASIQQIRKSIPGQPGYKISSIEKHQERLGSIDKNTVYGIFGRWEEGYQQRLPKAIEIMHEKDIKTGKAEIYTAIEGSKVETFSIEITKVENERLEFIVSDEKLIKKTGGILQGMSGSPIIQDGRFVGAVTHMFVEEPKKGAAITVAEMLKKSSS, from the coding sequence ATGTATCGTCGTTGGCGTCAATTTGTCATTTTGCCTATGCTCATCGTTTTATTGTTTATGCCCGTAAAGGCTTTTGCCGCAAAAAAGCTTATTCCGATGGGCGAAGCAATAGGAATTCAACTTCAGTTATCACATGTTTTCGTAGCGCATGATGTGCTATTAGCTTCCAATCAATGGATGAAAGGAGGCGCTGTTATTGAAAAAATAAATGATATTTCTGTAAAAACGCTTGCGGATGCCAAAAAAGCTATTGCTAAGCAGGAACAACAGAAATGGACGATAAAAAGTGAAGGAAAAGAAATAACGCTGGAGTTACAGGAGCAAGAAGCTGAACATGTTATTTCATTTTTAAAAGATGAAACAGATGGAGTAGGAACATTGACATACATTGATCCAGAGACAAAAAATTACGGTGCATTAGGCCATCAAATCGTTGATTCTACCTTACAAGAAGCCCCTGTTTTCCATGCTGGCTCCATTTTTCTAGCTTCGATTCAACAAATTCGTAAAAGCATACCTGGCCAACCGGGCTATAAAATATCCTCCATTGAAAAACATCAGGAACGATTAGGGAGTATAGATAAAAATACAGTTTATGGAATTTTCGGTCGTTGGGAAGAGGGTTATCAACAAAGATTACCTAAAGCAATTGAAATTATGCATGAAAAGGATATAAAAACAGGAAAAGCTGAAATCTACACTGCGATAGAGGGCAGCAAGGTGGAAACTTTTTCGATTGAAATTACAAAGGTCGAAAATGAACGCCTTGAATTCATAGTATCTGACGAAAAGCTCATTAAAAAAACAGGTGGTATTTTGCAGGGAATGAGTGGCAGTCCTATCATTCAAGACGGTCGTTTTGTAGGTGCAGTTACACATATGTTTGTGGAGGAGCCTAAAAAAGGAGCAGCCATAACAGTAGCGGAAATGTTAAAAAAATCATCATCATGA
- the recN gene encoding DNA repair protein RecN yields MLRELSIRNFAIIEDLTVSFSGGLTVLTGETGAGKSIIIDAVHLLAGGRGNSEFIRHGAKKAELGGLFQISSSGHPVHKKLEEAGIEIEEDTIILRRDLNDSGKSICRVNGKLVPLSVLRDIGASLIDIHGQHENQELMDEKQHIHLLDHFAEEQLTSIQDLYSSQYDEYRSLKKELASISIDEQLMAQRIDLYQFQMKELEDAKLKLGEEDELLDERRRLMNFNKIFERSSAAYEAIQGESKGLDWIGNAMGALEDAATVDEQFKEASESVTTAFYALQDAAYQIKNVLDELEFDPARLNEVEQRLALLQNLKRKYGSTIEEILAYYDKIKTELNELLNRDEILQVKEQKVLKMEAVLNELAAELSTVRKAAAHNLSEAIMAELRELHMEKAKFIVNFDELPYFDANGKDQVIFYISTNVGEPPKSLPKIASGGELSRMMLALKTIFSSSNGITSIIFDEVDTGVSGRVAQAIAEKIAAISINSQVLCISHLPQVAAMADHHYFIKKEVEHDRTFTSLLEIDTNARIEEVSRMMSGAEITDLTLQHATELLKMANERKKQMR; encoded by the coding sequence GTGTTAAGAGAGCTTAGTATTCGAAACTTTGCCATCATTGAGGATTTGACAGTTAGCTTTTCAGGTGGTTTAACTGTTTTAACAGGTGAAACAGGTGCAGGAAAATCAATTATTATTGATGCAGTGCATTTACTTGCTGGCGGCCGAGGGAATTCTGAATTTATTCGTCATGGAGCTAAAAAGGCTGAATTAGGTGGTTTATTTCAAATTTCAAGTTCTGGGCATCCTGTTCATAAGAAACTTGAAGAGGCAGGCATTGAAATTGAAGAAGATACCATTATTTTACGTCGTGATTTAAATGATTCTGGAAAAAGTATTTGTCGAGTAAACGGTAAACTTGTGCCATTGTCTGTACTTCGTGATATTGGGGCAAGCCTCATTGATATTCATGGACAGCATGAAAATCAAGAACTTATGGATGAGAAACAGCATATCCATCTGCTTGACCACTTTGCTGAGGAACAACTTACATCAATTCAAGATTTGTACAGTTCCCAGTATGATGAATATCGTTCGCTTAAAAAAGAATTAGCTTCGATTTCGATTGATGAACAGTTAATGGCGCAGCGTATTGATTTGTACCAATTCCAAATGAAAGAGCTAGAAGATGCCAAATTAAAGCTTGGCGAGGAAGATGAGCTTCTTGATGAACGTCGCCGTCTTATGAATTTTAATAAGATTTTCGAACGTTCCAGTGCAGCATATGAAGCTATTCAAGGTGAATCAAAAGGCCTTGACTGGATTGGCAATGCAATGGGTGCCTTAGAGGATGCTGCGACCGTTGACGAGCAATTTAAAGAGGCTTCAGAATCTGTCACCACTGCATTTTATGCGTTACAGGATGCAGCTTACCAGATCAAAAATGTGTTAGACGAATTAGAATTTGATCCTGCTCGTTTAAATGAGGTGGAGCAACGTTTAGCCTTATTACAAAATTTGAAGCGCAAATATGGCTCAACAATCGAAGAGATATTAGCGTATTACGATAAAATTAAAACAGAGCTAAATGAGCTCTTAAATCGCGATGAAATTTTGCAAGTAAAAGAGCAAAAAGTACTGAAAATGGAAGCTGTACTAAATGAGCTTGCTGCAGAACTTTCGACTGTACGAAAAGCTGCTGCACATAATTTAAGTGAGGCTATTATGGCTGAACTACGTGAATTACATATGGAAAAAGCAAAATTTATTGTTAATTTTGATGAATTGCCTTATTTTGATGCGAATGGTAAAGACCAAGTAATTTTCTATATTTCTACGAATGTAGGGGAGCCACCAAAATCTTTACCGAAAATTGCCTCTGGTGGAGAATTATCGCGTATGATGCTTGCACTAAAGACAATTTTCTCTTCCTCTAATGGCATAACATCTATTATTTTTGATGAGGTGGATACAGGTGTAAGCGGTCGTGTAGCGCAAGCAATCGCAGAAAAAATTGCAGCTATATCCATTAACTCTCAAGTTTTGTGTATTTCGCATTTACCACAAGTGGCTGCAATGGCCGATCATCATTATTTTATTAAAAAAGAAGTCGAGCATGATCGAACATTTACGTCATTGCTGGAAATTGATACAAATGCTCGTATTGAAGAAGTGAGTCGCATGATGTCAGGAGCAGAAATTACAGATTTAACATTGCAGCATGCTACAGAGCTCTTAAAAATGGCGAATGAACGAAAAAAACAAATGAGATAG
- the argR gene encoding transcriptional regulator ArgR produces the protein MNKGQRHIRIRDIIANHEIETQDDLVDFLKDAGYNVTQATVSRDIKELHLVKVPLQDGRYKYSLPADQRFNPVQKLHRALADAFVSIDGASHFLVMKALPGNANAIASLLDHLDWPEILGTISGDDTILIICRDENERENTKNRLLEML, from the coding sequence ATGAATAAAGGACAAAGACATATACGAATTCGGGATATTATTGCCAATCATGAAATTGAAACACAAGATGATTTAGTCGATTTTTTAAAAGATGCAGGCTATAATGTGACACAAGCAACAGTATCGCGAGATATAAAAGAACTTCATCTTGTGAAAGTGCCATTACAAGATGGACGCTATAAATATAGTTTACCGGCAGATCAACGTTTCAATCCTGTACAAAAATTACATCGTGCGTTGGCTGATGCTTTTGTCAGCATTGATGGTGCATCTCACTTTTTAGTAATGAAGGCTCTTCCTGGTAATGCCAATGCTATTGCATCACTGCTTGACCATTTAGATTGGCCTGAAATATTAGGAACTATTTCTGGAGACGATACAATTTTAATTATTTGTCGAGACGAAAATGAGCGTGAAAATACAAAAAATCGCTTATTAGAAATGCTATAA
- a CDS encoding TlyA family RNA methyltransferase, which produces MTKHPKERVDILLVERGLCETREKAKRSIMAGLVFSNETRIDKAGEKIAIDAPLQVKGSDIKYVSRGGLKLEKALQIFDMSVEGKLMLDIGSSTGGFTDCALQHGARHCYALDVGSNQLAWKIRSDDRVTVMEKTNFRYTVAADLTEGLPDFATIDVSFISLSLILPVLKTLLMPGGNVMALVKPQFEAGKENVGKKGIVRDKKVHLEVLEKTAAMATGVGFVVKDASFSPITGGEGNIEFLFHLVNPLDHEEIPAYTAFNALVEEAHSALK; this is translated from the coding sequence ATGACAAAACATCCAAAAGAACGTGTAGACATTTTACTTGTAGAGCGTGGGCTATGTGAAACGCGTGAAAAAGCAAAGCGCTCTATTATGGCAGGGCTTGTATTTTCTAATGAAACTCGCATCGATAAGGCGGGGGAGAAAATAGCAATAGATGCACCACTGCAAGTAAAAGGCTCTGATATAAAATATGTTAGTCGTGGTGGCTTAAAGCTAGAAAAAGCACTACAAATTTTTGATATGTCTGTAGAAGGGAAGCTGATGCTTGATATCGGCTCCTCTACAGGCGGTTTTACAGACTGCGCCTTACAGCATGGCGCAAGACATTGCTATGCATTAGATGTTGGCTCCAACCAACTAGCTTGGAAAATTCGCTCTGATGATCGTGTAACTGTCATGGAAAAAACAAATTTCCGTTATACAGTAGCGGCAGATTTAACAGAGGGCTTACCAGACTTTGCAACAATTGATGTCAGCTTTATTTCATTATCGCTTATTTTACCTGTCTTAAAAACACTGTTAATGCCAGGTGGCAATGTAATGGCACTAGTGAAGCCTCAGTTTGAAGCTGGGAAAGAGAATGTCGGTAAAAAAGGCATTGTTCGCGATAAAAAAGTACATTTAGAAGTTTTAGAAAAGACAGCTGCAATGGCGACAGGGGTTGGCTTTGTCGTGAAGGATGCTTCGTTTTCTCCAATTACAGGAGGCGAGGGGAATATTGAATTTTTATTCCATTTAGTGAATCCTCTTGATCATGAAGAAATTCCTGCATATACAGCTTTTAATGCACTCGTTGAAGAAGCGCATAGTGCACTAAAATAA
- the dxs gene encoding 1-deoxy-D-xylulose-5-phosphate synthase — protein sequence MDLNKISSPAFLKNLDKKGLEQLAQDIRTFLIEQCSVTGGHIGPNLGVVELTIMLHKMFDSPKDKFLWDVGHQAYVHKILTGRASQFDTLRQFNGLCGFPKLVESEHDEWETGHSSTSLSGAMGMAAARDIKNEKNFVIPIIGDGALTGGMALEALNHIGHAKTNMIVILNDNEMSIAPNVGALHSVLGRLRTAKEYSKAKEELESLINKIPLLGGKLASTAERLKDSLKYLVVSGVFFEELGFKYLGPIDGHDFDALEASLLQAKKVKGPVLVHVITKKGKGYKPAEDDTIGNWHGTGPYKIENGAFVKSEVKGPAWSSLIAETVRKMAHEDKRVVTITPAMPVGSKLQGIQKDFPERFFDVGIAEQHAATMAAGLATQKMKPFLAIYSTFLQRAYDQVLHDIARPNLNVFIGIDRAGLVGADGETHQGVFDIAFLRHMPNMTIMMPKDENEGQHMVKTAIEYDGGPIALRYPRGNGLGVPLDAELKTLPIGSWEVLREGKDATILTFGTTIPMAMEAANTLAQQGVEIEVVNARFIKPMDEDMLHRILSSRKPILTIEEAVLQGGFGSGVLEFAHDHGYLSALIDRMGIPDQFIEHGNVDQLLAEIHMTAEDTVARMHVLLQQKQQVGLNK from the coding sequence GTGGATTTAAATAAAATATCTAGTCCAGCCTTTTTAAAAAACTTAGATAAGAAGGGGCTTGAGCAACTTGCACAAGACATTCGTACCTTCTTAATCGAACAATGTTCTGTCACAGGTGGTCATATCGGGCCGAACCTAGGTGTTGTGGAGCTAACGATTATGCTTCATAAAATGTTTGACAGTCCTAAAGATAAGTTTTTATGGGATGTTGGCCACCAAGCTTACGTGCATAAAATTTTGACAGGTCGTGCGAGTCAATTTGACACATTACGTCAGTTTAATGGGCTTTGTGGTTTTCCAAAGCTTGTGGAGAGTGAACATGATGAGTGGGAAACAGGTCATAGCTCGACATCTTTGTCAGGAGCCATGGGTATGGCTGCAGCACGTGATATTAAAAATGAAAAGAATTTCGTGATACCAATTATTGGAGATGGGGCGTTAACTGGCGGTATGGCACTTGAGGCATTAAATCATATTGGCCATGCCAAAACAAATATGATTGTCATTTTAAATGATAATGAAATGTCAATCGCTCCAAACGTCGGAGCGTTACACAGTGTACTAGGACGTCTTCGTACAGCCAAGGAATATTCAAAAGCAAAAGAAGAACTGGAATCCCTTATTAATAAGATTCCTTTGCTAGGCGGTAAGCTTGCTTCAACTGCTGAGCGCTTAAAAGACAGCTTAAAATATTTAGTAGTATCAGGTGTGTTCTTTGAGGAGCTAGGCTTTAAATATCTAGGACCGATTGACGGACATGATTTCGATGCTCTTGAGGCTTCATTATTACAAGCTAAAAAAGTAAAAGGACCAGTGCTCGTTCATGTTATTACGAAAAAAGGCAAAGGTTACAAACCTGCTGAAGATGATACAATTGGTAATTGGCATGGGACTGGCCCTTATAAAATTGAAAACGGTGCCTTTGTAAAGTCAGAGGTGAAAGGTCCAGCATGGAGTAGTTTGATTGCTGAGACTGTCCGCAAAATGGCCCATGAGGATAAACGAGTAGTCACAATAACTCCTGCAATGCCAGTGGGCTCGAAATTACAAGGAATTCAAAAGGATTTCCCAGAACGTTTCTTTGATGTAGGGATTGCTGAACAACATGCAGCAACGATGGCGGCAGGTCTAGCAACACAAAAAATGAAGCCATTTTTAGCCATTTATTCAACGTTCCTACAACGTGCTTATGACCAAGTACTACATGATATCGCGCGTCCAAATCTGAATGTTTTTATTGGGATTGACCGTGCCGGCTTAGTTGGCGCAGACGGAGAAACACATCAAGGTGTATTTGATATTGCTTTCCTTCGTCATATGCCAAATATGACAATTATGATGCCAAAGGATGAAAATGAAGGTCAGCATATGGTAAAAACAGCTATTGAATATGATGGCGGTCCAATTGCGTTGCGTTATCCACGAGGTAATGGGTTAGGCGTTCCATTAGATGCTGAGCTAAAAACTTTACCGATTGGTAGCTGGGAAGTGTTACGTGAAGGTAAGGATGCAACGATTTTAACTTTTGGTACAACGATTCCAATGGCAATGGAAGCAGCTAACACTCTAGCACAGCAAGGCGTAGAGATAGAAGTAGTCAATGCTCGTTTCATTAAACCAATGGATGAGGATATGCTTCACCGTATATTATCAAGCCGTAAACCAATATTGACGATTGAAGAGGCAGTTCTTCAAGGTGGCTTTGGTAGCGGGGTATTAGAGTTTGCGCATGATCATGGCTATTTAAGTGCACTGATTGATCGTATGGGTATCCCAGATCAATTTATCGAGCATGGAAATGTAGATCAGCTACTCGCTGAAATTCATATGACGGCTGAGGATACAGTGGCACGTATGCATGTGTTACTTCAACAAAAACAGCAAGTAGGTTTGAATAAATAA
- a CDS encoding polyprenyl synthetase family protein, with product MNEQLKHFIESNIPQVEAEMFALVEKIDAPADLKESMLYSLKAGGKRIRPLFVLAVLEPYKQNLKEGLTVGSVIEMIHTYSLIHDDLPSMDNDDFRRGKPTNHKVYGEALATLAGDALNTLAFGILARMDLSAEKRIELVNLLSEAAGAEGMVGGQVLDMEGEKRQLNLPELEHVHVNKTGALLRFSIEAGAVLADVNQEERTILTEYAHHIGLAFQIQDDILDIEGTTEELGKTAGKDVASDKSTYPALLSLDGAKEKLAEHYQHAINALEKLPVDVSLLREFATYIVHRRN from the coding sequence ATGAACGAGCAATTAAAACATTTTATTGAAAGCAACATACCACAAGTTGAAGCTGAAATGTTTGCACTTGTTGAAAAAATTGATGCACCAGCTGATTTAAAAGAGTCGATGCTGTATTCATTAAAAGCTGGAGGAAAACGTATTCGTCCTCTTTTCGTATTGGCCGTACTTGAGCCATATAAGCAAAATTTGAAGGAAGGGTTAACGGTAGGATCAGTCATTGAAATGATTCATACGTATTCGTTAATCCATGATGATCTACCAAGCATGGATAATGATGATTTCCGTAGAGGTAAGCCGACAAATCATAAAGTATATGGCGAAGCATTAGCGACACTTGCAGGTGATGCATTGAATACACTTGCGTTTGGCATTTTAGCACGCATGGATCTGTCAGCTGAGAAACGTATTGAGCTTGTCAACCTTTTAAGCGAAGCAGCCGGTGCAGAAGGTATGGTTGGTGGTCAAGTACTCGATATGGAAGGTGAAAAGCGTCAGCTAAACTTGCCTGAGCTTGAGCATGTCCATGTCAATAAAACGGGCGCTTTATTAAGATTTAGTATTGAAGCTGGAGCTGTATTAGCTGATGTAAATCAAGAAGAGCGCACAATTTTAACGGAATATGCGCATCATATCGGTCTTGCCTTCCAAATTCAAGACGATATTTTAGATATTGAGGGAACTACAGAAGAACTAGGTAAAACGGCAGGTAAGGATGTAGCAAGTGATAAAAGTACATACCCAGCCCTGTTATCTTTAGATGGGGCAAAAGAAAAGCTTGCTGAGCATTATCAGCATGCCATTAACGCACTAGAGAAATTGCCAGTAGATGTCAGCTTATTACGTGAGTTTGCTACCTATATTGTTCATCGTAGAAACTAA
- the xseB gene encoding exodeoxyribonuclease VII small subunit produces the protein MAEKQQTFAEAMTALEEIVRQLEQGDVPLENAIDLYKKGMELSQFCHSKLQHAEEQLISIVQETGETTAFDPLKGEN, from the coding sequence GTGGCAGAGAAACAACAAACATTCGCAGAAGCCATGACGGCACTTGAGGAAATTGTCCGCCAGTTAGAGCAAGGTGATGTGCCATTGGAAAATGCGATTGATTTATATAAAAAAGGAATGGAGCTATCACAATTTTGCCATAGCAAGCTACAGCATGCTGAGGAGCAGTTAATTTCTATTGTCCAAGAGACAGGTGAGACGACAGCATTTGATCCACTAAAGGGAGAGAACTAA
- the xseA gene encoding exodeoxyribonuclease VII large subunit — protein sequence MSSASYLTVKALTKYIKRKFDADPHLREVYVKGELSNVKIHQSGHIYFTLKDDGARIAATMFKTAATKLAFEPKEGMQVFIRGDVNVYEGYGTYQLYVQEMQPDGIGSLFVAFNQLKEQLQKEGLFKPEWKQPIPRFPEKIGVLTSTTGAAIRDICTTLKRRYPLAEVFIYPTLVQGAQAAPNIVHNIERANIDANCDVLIVGRGGGSIEDLWAFNEEMVARAIFGSRIPIISAVGHETDTTIADYVADLRAPTPTAAAEMAVPDQQDLFQRVLTQKSQLHQIVRAQLISERQRLNKLQQSYPLSMPERLYRPFTEKLAQLESGLQKAMQVDLMKKTAKLQQLHSAVEQHSPKKALTFYQRELETRIQQLTRASTHYVTKQKQQFEATVRTLEALNPLAILTRGFTVAYKDHQMLKSSADVKPDDQLTLSFHDGKVIADVVKILPNNEGE from the coding sequence ATGTCATCTGCTTCTTATTTAACTGTAAAAGCATTAACGAAATATATTAAACGAAAATTTGATGCTGATCCGCATTTACGTGAAGTCTACGTAAAGGGAGAACTTTCGAATGTCAAGATTCATCAATCAGGGCATATCTACTTTACTTTAAAGGATGATGGAGCGCGAATTGCGGCTACAATGTTTAAAACGGCAGCTACGAAATTAGCGTTTGAACCGAAGGAAGGTATGCAAGTTTTTATCCGTGGAGATGTAAACGTTTACGAAGGCTATGGTACATATCAGTTATATGTACAGGAAATGCAACCAGATGGAATTGGTAGCTTGTTCGTTGCCTTTAACCAGCTGAAAGAGCAGTTACAAAAAGAAGGGCTTTTTAAACCAGAATGGAAACAACCGATTCCTAGGTTTCCTGAAAAAATTGGCGTGTTAACATCAACAACAGGAGCAGCCATTCGAGATATTTGTACAACGTTAAAGCGTCGATATCCACTAGCTGAAGTATTCATTTATCCAACACTTGTACAGGGAGCACAAGCTGCGCCAAATATCGTTCACAATATTGAACGAGCAAATATTGATGCTAATTGTGATGTTCTGATCGTTGGACGAGGCGGTGGATCGATAGAAGATTTATGGGCTTTTAACGAGGAAATGGTCGCACGAGCGATTTTTGGAAGTCGCATCCCCATTATTAGTGCAGTGGGGCATGAAACCGATACGACTATAGCGGACTATGTAGCTGATTTACGCGCGCCGACACCAACGGCAGCAGCTGAAATGGCTGTACCTGATCAACAGGATTTATTTCAGCGTGTACTGACACAAAAATCGCAGCTCCATCAAATAGTTAGGGCGCAACTTATATCAGAACGGCAGCGTCTAAATAAACTCCAACAGTCTTATCCGTTGTCGATGCCAGAACGTCTATATCGTCCATTTACGGAAAAGCTAGCACAGCTTGAGTCGGGATTACAAAAAGCGATGCAGGTCGATTTGATGAAGAAAACCGCAAAGCTCCAACAATTACATAGTGCGGTGGAGCAACATTCACCGAAAAAGGCACTAACTTTCTATCAACGGGAGCTAGAAACACGCATCCAACAATTAACACGTGCTTCAACACATTATGTGACGAAACAAAAACAACAATTTGAAGCAACTGTCAGAACTTTAGAAGCATTGAATCCACTTGCCATTTTAACAAGGGGCTTTACGGTAGCTTATAAAGATCATCAAATGTTAAAATCATCCGCTGATGTAAAGCCGGATGATCAATTAACACTTTCCTTCCATGATGGAAAGGTTATTGCTGATGTGGTAAAGATTTTGCCAAATAATGAGGGGGAATAA
- the folD gene encoding bifunctional methylenetetrahydrofolate dehydrogenase/methenyltetrahydrofolate cyclohydrolase FolD, translated as MSSAIINGKEIGQEIRNSVAERVTRLKEQGLTPGLAVVLVGDNQASATYVRNKQKSCEAIGMFSELIKLPEETTQEELLTQIELLNNREDIHGILVQLPLPKHINEDTVIATIAVEKDVDGFSPVSVGKMMLGQETFLPCTPFGVMKLLEYSGIDIAGKHAVIVGRSHIVGKPMGQLLLQKDATVTYTHSKTPDLPSFTKQADILIAAVGRAKLITKEHVKEGAVVIDVGMNRDENNKLCGDVNFSEVDGIASHITPVPGGVGPMTITMLLFNTVQAAEKKLASKVKL; from the coding sequence ATGTCAAGTGCAATTATTAATGGTAAAGAAATTGGTCAAGAAATTCGTAATTCCGTAGCAGAGCGAGTAACTCGCTTAAAAGAGCAGGGCTTAACACCGGGCTTAGCGGTTGTTTTAGTAGGAGACAACCAAGCCTCAGCTACATATGTGAGAAATAAGCAAAAATCTTGTGAAGCAATTGGTATGTTTTCAGAGCTAATTAAACTACCAGAAGAAACTACACAGGAAGAATTATTAACACAAATTGAATTATTAAATAATCGTGAAGATATTCATGGTATTTTAGTACAATTACCACTCCCAAAACATATTAATGAGGATACTGTTATTGCCACTATCGCCGTTGAAAAAGACGTAGATGGCTTCTCACCAGTAAGTGTTGGGAAAATGATGCTTGGCCAAGAAACTTTTTTACCGTGTACACCATTTGGCGTAATGAAGCTTCTTGAGTATTCAGGAATTGACATCGCTGGAAAGCATGCGGTTATCGTGGGACGTAGTCATATCGTTGGGAAACCAATGGGACAACTTTTACTACAAAAGGATGCAACTGTTACATATACGCATTCAAAAACACCTGATTTACCATCATTCACAAAACAAGCAGATATATTAATTGCAGCCGTTGGACGTGCAAAATTAATTACGAAAGAGCATGTTAAAGAAGGCGCAGTTGTTATAGATGTCGGCATGAATCGCGACGAAAACAACAAGCTTTGCGGTGACGTAAACTTTAGTGAGGTTGATGGAATTGCGTCTCATATTACACCTGTACCAGGCGGAGTGGGACCAATGACAATTACAATGTTACTATTCAACACAGTTCAAGCAGCAGAAAAAAAGCTTGCGAGTAAAGTTAAGCTATAA
- the nusB gene encoding transcription antitermination factor NusB: MKRHEAREKALQVLFQLDNTDLTIEEAMGHIKGQPTNVFYEKIVTGTAEHLEEIDATLEQHLEKWSLARLPKIERTVLRLAVYELLYMPETPKRVVLNEAIELCKTFGDDGSSKFVNGVLSKFTEQ, encoded by the coding sequence ATGAAACGACATGAAGCACGCGAAAAAGCGTTGCAAGTTTTGTTTCAGCTAGACAATACCGATCTAACAATCGAAGAAGCAATGGGGCATATTAAAGGTCAACCGACAAATGTCTTCTACGAAAAGATTGTTACTGGAACAGCTGAACATTTGGAGGAAATCGATGCTACTTTAGAGCAGCATCTTGAAAAGTGGTCACTTGCCCGTTTACCCAAAATTGAAAGAACGGTTTTACGTCTAGCTGTATACGAGCTTTTATACATGCCAGAAACACCAAAAAGAGTAGTACTTAATGAAGCAATCGAGTTATGCAAAACATTTGGAGACGATGGTTCGTCAAAATTTGTTAATGGCGTACTTTCTAAATTTACAGAACAATAA
- a CDS encoding DUF2197 domain-containing protein → MHYEVKCTSCKKAFKLSEGVGQYKQLKERKSRLFYCEDCKHKIRFDAIRNFFSNY, encoded by the coding sequence ATGCATTATGAAGTTAAATGTACAAGCTGTAAAAAAGCATTTAAGTTATCTGAAGGCGTGGGGCAATACAAGCAATTGAAAGAGCGTAAATCCCGCTTATTTTATTGCGAGGATTGTAAACATAAAATTCGCTTTGATGCCATACGAAATTTCTTTAGCAATTACTAG
- a CDS encoding MerR family transcriptional regulator, translating to MKEHYYTIGEVAKLSNLSVQTLRYYDQIDLFKPAYIDTFTNYRYYQDNQIFYLDIIKSLKYIGISLEDINKALELTSEELLVFLEQQEQRIEEKISRLNEVKYTLLKTKKQIQEQIDIPLFGEVYVQVEEDMSILKVTTTELTPISNANTYYATLIKIIENEGSVLNSRYGCIYPLAPYSNVNEIIYDAIFTPLLTERTFSQLSPNVKQTIKPAGKYVCIAFIYDPDTYFSFYEKLRKYVEAQQETFESKVYELYMPATLTSEHEKKFIVELKVRQKTL from the coding sequence ATGAAAGAACATTATTATACAATTGGTGAGGTCGCCAAGCTATCTAACTTGTCCGTACAGACATTGCGCTACTATGATCAAATTGATTTATTTAAGCCAGCCTATATAGATACCTTTACAAATTATCGTTATTATCAAGATAATCAGATTTTCTACTTAGATATTATTAAATCTCTCAAGTATATTGGTATTTCCCTTGAAGATATTAATAAAGCACTTGAATTAACTTCAGAGGAATTGCTAGTTTTTTTAGAACAACAGGAGCAACGTATAGAGGAAAAAATTTCACGTTTAAACGAAGTAAAATATACGTTGCTAAAAACAAAAAAACAAATACAAGAACAGATTGATATCCCTCTTTTTGGAGAGGTTTATGTTCAAGTTGAAGAAGATATGTCGATTTTAAAAGTGACTACTACTGAACTTACACCTATTTCTAACGCGAATACTTACTATGCTACACTTATAAAAATCATTGAAAACGAAGGAAGTGTCTTAAATAGTCGTTACGGTTGTATTTATCCATTAGCTCCATATTCGAATGTTAATGAAATTATTTATGATGCTATCTTTACACCGCTATTAACTGAGCGTACATTTTCTCAGCTTTCTCCAAATGTTAAGCAAACGATTAAACCAGCAGGCAAATATGTATGTATTGCCTTTATCTATGATCCTGATACATATTTTTCATTTTATGAAAAACTAAGAAAATACGTAGAGGCACAACAAGAAACCTTTGAATCAAAAGTATATGAACTCTACATGCCAGCGACATTAACTTCTGAGCATGAAAAGAAATTTATTGTTGAATTAAAAGTTAGACAAAAAACACTTTAA